CCTGGCTAAAAAATCGTTTTCAATTAAATTTTCGATAGATTCCCCAGCAATCAGCTCATCGTAATTGCCGTTCATGGGCAAATCCTTATTGGAACTCAGCGGTGTTGCCGTTACACCGAGGATAAACGAATTCTCAAAGAACTTGAATAACTTGGTGAAGGAATTGTAGTGCGCCTCATCAATGATAACGAGACCAACATCGGAAATATCCAGCTTGTCGTCATTTAATCTATTGTTCAAGGTTTCCACCATGGCAACGAAACAGCTATACTCCTCTTGGTCATCCAAATTGGCCTTACTGTTCACCACCTTGTTCATGACGCCAAAATCGGTAAGCATATTAGAGGTTTGGTTGCAAAGCTCCACCCTATGGGTCATTACCAATACTTTTTTAGAATGATTTTTCAGGTATTGCCTTACGATTTCAGAAAAGATAACCGTTTTACCACCACCTGTAGGTAATTGGTATAGTAGGTGGTAATCTTCCCGCTCGTTATCGAATTTTTCAAATATTTGCTGAATAGCACCCTGCTGGTAACTATATAACTCTTTATCCGTCTTTTTATCCTGTAATTCGATTAAGGTCTCTTGCATACTATCTTTTTTCGGGAGCCTGCAAAGGTACAATGTTCTATAGGGTTTTGCTAATCATTAGGTTAAAAAGGGTATCTTTCCGACCAATGAAAGTATTGCCGTATAAATTCTTCATTATCTTCATCTAAATGAGCGAGTCCAGTCATTTCAAATTGTATAAACCATTTGGAATGTTAAGTCAGTTAACTTCCGGTGAGAAGCGACAGGTTAGAAAGAAAAAGTTCCTTGGAGAACTCTATGATTTTTCTCCGGGAATAATGCCAATTGGTCGTTTGGATGAAAAGTCTGAAGGATTACTGTTAATGACTACGGATGGAAGATTAAGTAATCATATTAACAAGGCGAACATAGAAAAGGAATATTACGCACAATTGGATGGTGTTATAACAAGAGCAGCACTAATTCAGCTCCGTAAAGGGGTCATTATTGGCTTATTTGGAAAAAACTACACCACCAAGCCTTGCCAAGTTGCTAAATTACAAGGGCTTCCCATCTTGCCTCCGGCAGATTCCAAGTTGCGTATTGGAGTGCACAGACCAACTTCATGGATTAGCATTACGCTTACCGAAGGTAAATTTAGACAAGTTCGAAAAATGACCGCAGCTGTGGGATTCCCTACGGTAAGACTTGTTAGGGTACGCATCGGAACCATAGGAATTGGAGATATGAGTATAGGAGATGTGCTTCCTACAACCTTGGATTTTTAGGATTGATAATGACTTTAACGTTAGATAATTTTCTTAAGTTTTTTGAACATTACCTTCTTTTTAAGGATAGTATTATGATTTTTCGTCCGAAACTTGTTTTGTAGAAAAACGGGAAAATAGGGTAAGCTTCTTTTTGGTATTGATAAAATAAACTCCCGTTAATAAAACTATCGCTGCGATTATGGACTGCGTTGTAATTTCTTCATTTAGGAAGTACCACCCCAATAGCATTGCTATAATTGGATTTACGTATGACGAGGTGGCCACTTTTTCAGGAGAAACCACCTGTAATAAATAATTAAAGGCCGTAAAGGCTACGATACTTCCAAAAACAATAAGTAAAAGCATGGACCAGAGCACCGGAAGGCTCCATTCCGCAGGAGAAATCCATTGTTCCCCAATTAGCAAACTTATTAGAAACATAGAAATGCCGCCGGTAACCATTTGATAACCGGTGTTTACAAAATAGTTCGCCGGTAAATCGGCCTTACCTACGAACAGGCTACCATAGGCCCAACTCAACATGCATGCGAAGATGAGCATCATGCCCAAAACCGCACCATCCTTGGTTATAATCTGTTTTTGACTTACTAAGAGATAGATGCCTACAATACCCAATAGGACGCCTACAATAGACATGGGTTGAATTCTTTTACCTTGTAGTAAGCGCATTAAAAGTAATACTACCAAAGGCTGAGCGGAAACCTCCAAAGCGGCAAAGCCACTATCCACAAACTGTAGGGCCCAAACAACGACTCCATTACCAAAGGTCAGGAACAAGAATCCTGCCTTGATGGTGTTTATAAATTGCTTCTTTGTAATCCTTAAGGGAAAACCTAGGATTTTGGCGATTATAAAAATCAATAACCCGGCTACAACAAAGCGCATACCTGCTAACATGAACGCAGGTAACTCCGTTACTGCAATTTTGTTTAATAGATAGGTGGAACCCCAAATAACATAGATAGCGAAGAAGGCCAATATAACTAAACCCGTATTACGTTTGGCTTCCCTCAAATCAAATAATGGCGGTGTAGAGCCTTAGATTTTTTTGACACGAACAGCGTTCATGCCTTTCATCCCTTTTTCTAGCTCGTAAGAAACATTGTCGTTCTCAATGATTTCATCGATAAGACCACTTACATGAACAAAGTACTTCTCGTTGTTCTCAGCGTCAATTATAAAACCGAATCCTTTTGAAGAATCGAAGAAAGAGACCTTTCCTTTTCTAATAGGGTCAAAAGCTTCCTCTTCTCCCGGAACCTTCTTAGGAATACCTAAGACGATATCTTCCGCCTCTATTTCCACTTTCATCGAAGGATCTGGCGGTGTATCCACTAAATTTCCGTTAAAGTCTACATAAGCCAAAGGAATACCTGAAGTACCGTTCTCCTTAGCTTCTGCTTTCCGAGCAAGCATTTTCTTCCTCTTTTCTTCACGTTTTTTTAAACGCTTCTTTTCTTTTTCAGTTTTATTAAATGTCTGTTGCGATTTTGCCATTGATAATTTTAAAATATTATAAGTTGTACATCTGAGTTATAGCAATGTAAAGGAACTTGAATAAACGACTTATAACAACGTATGGTACTAAGTTCTTGCGCTTTGTTAAGGAAGTAACGTGTAATTACTAAGCTATCAGAATTGTTGCAAAGATAAGATTTGTATTTTAATTTTCAAGTAAGAGCCAATGTAAGTATTTGACAAAGGTCTTTTGTCGACAAAATAGGCCATCTAACCGTATAATCGGTAGAATATAAAGGCATTAATTACTTTTATGGATTATATAGACTCTATTCAAGGATGAAATACAAATTTCAATTACTTTGCTTACTATCATTTATCCTGGTACTACCTTCTTGCTCTAGTGAAAATTTAGCGGAAGAATTGGAAATTATAGAGGAGCCAGAAGTTGTAGAAGAACCTGAACCCGTAATTATACGAACTACCGCAATCCCGGAGTCCGTCCAGAGGCCAGGAAATGCTGCTGCGGGAGAATCCTATATGTTTACAGGAGATTATATGAGCTCTGGTATTCCATATGATGCATGGGTTTTTGGAAATGGGGAGGATAATTCCAACATCCTAAATAGAACCGGTGATAATGCCGTTATTTCTTATGACAACACCGCATTTACGACAAAAAACGGTGTTAGGGCGGTAGCGCCAAACTGTTTGAATTGTCATTCTTCTTTTGTGAATGATTCCTATGTGATAGGATTAGGACAACATGATGGTGATTACACGGGTAATAGAGCGGACAATGTACCGCTCCTAACGTCTGCCATTAATTCAATATATGGGTCAGACAGCCCAGAAGCAATTTCTTATGCACAATTCTCAAAGAGTATATTGGCTATTGGCCCAAAAACTCTAACTAAAAGTAGGGGCGTAAACCCAGCGAATAAAATTACAGAGGTATTAATTTCCCATAGAGATAAGAACACTTTAGTGTGGCAAGATGAACCTTTGATCGAGCTTACAGATGAAGTAATACCGACAGATGTACCTGCCTGGTGGTTACTGAAGAAGAAAAACGCTATGTTTTATACGGGCATGGGAAGAATGGATTTTTGTAAGTCCTTTA
This genomic window from Maribacter sp. MJ134 contains:
- a CDS encoding pseudouridine synthase, encoding MSESSHFKLYKPFGMLSQLTSGEKRQVRKKKFLGELYDFSPGIMPIGRLDEKSEGLLLMTTDGRLSNHINKANIEKEYYAQLDGVITRAALIQLRKGVIIGLFGKNYTTKPCQVAKLQGLPILPPADSKLRIGVHRPTSWISITLTEGKFRQVRKMTAAVGFPTVRLVRVRIGTIGIGDMSIGDVLPTTLDF
- a CDS encoding EamA family transporter; protein product: MREAKRNTGLVILAFFAIYVIWGSTYLLNKIAVTELPAFMLAGMRFVVAGLLIFIIAKILGFPLRITKKQFINTIKAGFLFLTFGNGVVVWALQFVDSGFAALEVSAQPLVVLLLMRLLQGKRIQPMSIVGVLLGIVGIYLLVSQKQIITKDGAVLGMMLIFACMLSWAYGSLFVGKADLPANYFVNTGYQMVTGGISMFLISLLIGEQWISPAEWSLPVLWSMLLLIVFGSIVAFTAFNYLLQVVSPEKVATSSYVNPIIAMLLGWYFLNEEITTQSIIAAIVLLTGVYFINTKKKLTLFSRFSTKQVSDEKS
- a CDS encoding cold-shock protein; the protein is MAKSQQTFNKTEKEKKRLKKREEKRKKMLARKAEAKENGTSGIPLAYVDFNGNLVDTPPDPSMKVEIEAEDIVLGIPKKVPGEEEAFDPIRKGKVSFFDSSKGFGFIIDAENNEKYFVHVSGLIDEIIENDNVSYELEKGMKGMNAVRVKKI